One Pelodiscus sinensis isolate JC-2024 chromosome 25, ASM4963464v1, whole genome shotgun sequence DNA window includes the following coding sequences:
- the ELOA gene encoding elongin-A isoform X2, producing MADSVLEVVGKLQARLSGSSEPKKLLKSLKRLSELPITVDILVETGVGKTVNGLRKHELVGDFAKNLVARWKKLVPVTQEVERNNIDSEERDCERISSRKRQREPSPKEDEEAEQDYSEAFQPSCSQSHESNYREKKAKRYSEPERSHQAIGYGSQEDKGWGRDSPEHSSDQEYSDYGHALSPELRESPQELYMDHSASEEQEAEQIVFHRKANKGYSFQDKLVGGQERNPSEPQDKGNLTRSKEFKSSHKEKQRLDTKGEVRTSAFSPERLHKSSFKEQVREAPSAGSSKEKLRTLDSTKKEKNRESGVSRKEKSQSHLEEALDNHIKKQKHRDSEKAKLEKPNLDREKRKSEGNSSNRNKEKGLSGSLKTESKSKASDLDKKSMGFSPSFGEVEAEDEYEQPKMSFESYLSYDQPQKKKKKVVKAPVPAPERDRGHGKQNGSKASTKSSDSSRKNTSHKQASEKRAEKKQSGTSKPKKVPTDVMPTLPDIPLPAIQANYRPLPSLESITFSQTKRKMSSPVEEGEAGFTGRRLNSKMQVYSGSKSAYLPKMMSLYEQCIRVLNNNIDSIYEVGGVPFSVLEPVLERCTPDQLYRIEECNHVLIEDTDQLWHNHCVRDFKKEKPEEFESWREMYLRLHDAREQRLLMLTQNIRSAHANKPKGRVAKMAFVHSAAKPPRDVRRRQEKFGTGGAAVLEKIKIKPVLFTPSRSYAQVDEEQSYDGPSTSSAHSGPSPGSTTSGYDPRRPPVKKIAPMMAKTIKAFKNRFSRR from the exons CTGCTGAAAAGCCTGAAGAGACTTTCTGAGTTGCCTATCACAGTTGACATCCTTGTG GAGACTGGTGTTGggaagactgtgaatggcttacGGAAACACGAGCTGGTGGGAGACTTTGCCAAGAACTTAGTAGCAAGATGGAAGAAGCTGGTGCCAGTCACTCAGGAAGTGGAGCG AAATAACATTGATTCAGAAGAACGTGACTGTGAGAGGATCAGCTCTAGGAAACGGCAACGAGAGCCTTCCCCAAAAGAGGATGAGGAAGCTGAGCAGGACTACTCAGAAGCATTCCAACCTTCCTGCAGCCAGTCACATGAGTCAAACTACAGAGAAAAGAAGGCCAAAAGGTATTCAGAGCCTGAGAGAAGCCATCAGGCCATCGGCTATGGCAGTCAGGAGGacaagggctggggcagagattcCCCAGAACATTCCTCGGATCAGGAATACTCGGACTATGGACACGCTTTGTCACCTGAGCTGAGGGAGAGCCCTCAGGAACTGTACATGGATCACTCTGCCTCTGAGGAACAAGAGGCGGAGCAGATAGTGTTTCATCGAAAAGCTAATAAAGGCTACAGCTTCCAGGACAAGCTGGTGGGAGGCCAAGAAAGGAACCCAAGCGAACCCCAAGACAAAGGAAACCTGACTCGGAGCAAAGAGTTCAAGTCCTCACACAAGGAGAAGCAGCGATTGGACACCAAGGGGGAGGTGAGGACCTCGGCCTTTAGCCCAGAAAGACTACACAAGTCCTCTTTCAAGGAGCAGGTCCGAGAGGCTCCCTCAGCAGGTAGCAGCAAGGAGAAGCTCAGGACTTTAGATAGCACCAAGAAAGAGAAGAACAGAGAAAGTGGTGTCTCCAGAAAGGAAAAGTCACAATCTCACTTGGAGGAGGCTCTGGACAACCACATTAAAAAGCAAAAACACCGGGACTCTGAAAAAGCCAAACTGGAAAAACCCAACTTGGATCGGGAGAAACGGAAGTCAGAGGGTAACTCCTCAAACAGGAACAAAGAGAAAGGACTTTCTGGCAGCTTAAAGACTGAGAGCAAATCCAAAGCCTCTGACTTGGACAAAAAATCCATGGGTTTCTCACCGAGTTTTGGGGAGGTGGAAGCAGAGGATGAATATGAACAGCCTAAAATGTCCTTTGAATCATACCTCAGCTATGACCAGccccagaaaaagaaaaagaaagtggtTAAAGCCCCTGTTCCAGCTCCTGAAAGAGACAGAGGGCATGGCAAGCAAAATGGGTCTAAAGCCAGTACCAAGAGTTCCGACTCAAGCCGAAAAAACACCAGTCACAAGCAGGCAAGTGAAAAAAGGGCAGAGAAGAAGCAATCTGGGACATCCAAACCAAAAAAG GTACCCACTGATGTGATGCCAACCTTACCTGATATCCCTTTGCCTGCGATTCAGGCCAATTATCGCCCACTTCCCTCTCTTGAGTCTATCACCTTCTCCCAGACGAAGAGGAAAA TGTCCTCACCAGTTGAGGAGGGTGAGGCTGGCTTTACAGGACGCAGGCTGAATTCCAAGATGCAAGTGTATTCAGGCTCTAAATCTGCTTACCTCCCAAAGATGATGTCTCTCTATGAGCAGTGCATCAGAGTTCTCAACAACAATATTGACT CAATCTATGAAGTGGGTGGAGTTCCTTTTTCGGTGTTGGAGCCCGTTTTGGAGAGATGCACCCCTGATCAACTGTATCGCATTGAGGAATGTAATCAC GTTTTAATTGAGGACACGGATCAGCTGTGGCACAATCATTGTGTCCGGGACTTCAAGAAGGAAAAGCCAGAAGAGTTTGAGTCCTGGAGGGAGATGTACCTTCGACTCCATGATGCCCGAGAACAGCGGCTGCTCATGTTAACGCAGAATATCCGCTCAGCTCATGCCAACAAACCCAAAG gtagAGTGGCCAAGATGGCATTCGTCCATTCAGCAGCAAAGCCCCCTCGGGATGTGAGGAGAAGACAGGAAAAATTTGGAACTGGAGGAGCTGCTGTACTCGAGAAGATCAA GATAAAACCCGTCCTTTTCACACCCAGTAGGAGTTACGCCCAGGTGGATGAGGAGCAGTCCTATGATGGGCCCAGCACTAGCAGTGCCCATTCTGGTCCATCCCCAGGCAGCACCACCTCTGGCTATGACCCCAGGAGACCACCAGTGAAGA AAATCGCACCCATGATGGCAAAGACGATCAAAGCATTCAAAAACAGGTTCTCTCGAAGATAA
- the ELOA gene encoding elongin-A isoform X1: MADSVLEVVGKLQARLSGSSEPKKLLKSLKRLSELPITVDILVETGVGKTVNGLRKHELVGDFAKNLVARWKKLVPVTQEVERNNIDSEERDCERISSRKRQREPSPKEDEEAEQDYSEAFQPSCSQSHESNYREKKAKRYSEPERSHQAIGYGSQEDKGWGRDSPEHSSDQEYSDYGHALSPELRESPQELYMDHSASEEQEAEQIVFHRKANKGYSFQDKLVGGQERNPSEPQDKGNLTRSKEFKSSHKEKQRLDTKGEVRTSAFSPERLHKSSFKEQVREAPSAGSSKEKLRTLDSTKKEKNRESGVSRKEKSQSHLEEALDNHIKKQKHRDSEKAKLEKPNLDREKRKSEGNSSNRNKEKGLSGSLKTESKSKASDLDKKSMGFSPSFGEVEAEDEYEQPKMSFESYLSYDQPQKKKKKVVKAPVPAPERDRGHGKQNGSKASTKSSDSSRKNTSHKQASEKRAEKKQSGTSKPKKVPTDVMPTLPDIPLPAIQANYRPLPSLESITFSQTKRKTVSSPVEEGEAGFTGRRLNSKMQVYSGSKSAYLPKMMSLYEQCIRVLNNNIDSIYEVGGVPFSVLEPVLERCTPDQLYRIEECNHVLIEDTDQLWHNHCVRDFKKEKPEEFESWREMYLRLHDAREQRLLMLTQNIRSAHANKPKGRVAKMAFVHSAAKPPRDVRRRQEKFGTGGAAVLEKIKIKPVLFTPSRSYAQVDEEQSYDGPSTSSAHSGPSPGSTTSGYDPRRPPVKKIAPMMAKTIKAFKNRFSRR, from the exons CTGCTGAAAAGCCTGAAGAGACTTTCTGAGTTGCCTATCACAGTTGACATCCTTGTG GAGACTGGTGTTGggaagactgtgaatggcttacGGAAACACGAGCTGGTGGGAGACTTTGCCAAGAACTTAGTAGCAAGATGGAAGAAGCTGGTGCCAGTCACTCAGGAAGTGGAGCG AAATAACATTGATTCAGAAGAACGTGACTGTGAGAGGATCAGCTCTAGGAAACGGCAACGAGAGCCTTCCCCAAAAGAGGATGAGGAAGCTGAGCAGGACTACTCAGAAGCATTCCAACCTTCCTGCAGCCAGTCACATGAGTCAAACTACAGAGAAAAGAAGGCCAAAAGGTATTCAGAGCCTGAGAGAAGCCATCAGGCCATCGGCTATGGCAGTCAGGAGGacaagggctggggcagagattcCCCAGAACATTCCTCGGATCAGGAATACTCGGACTATGGACACGCTTTGTCACCTGAGCTGAGGGAGAGCCCTCAGGAACTGTACATGGATCACTCTGCCTCTGAGGAACAAGAGGCGGAGCAGATAGTGTTTCATCGAAAAGCTAATAAAGGCTACAGCTTCCAGGACAAGCTGGTGGGAGGCCAAGAAAGGAACCCAAGCGAACCCCAAGACAAAGGAAACCTGACTCGGAGCAAAGAGTTCAAGTCCTCACACAAGGAGAAGCAGCGATTGGACACCAAGGGGGAGGTGAGGACCTCGGCCTTTAGCCCAGAAAGACTACACAAGTCCTCTTTCAAGGAGCAGGTCCGAGAGGCTCCCTCAGCAGGTAGCAGCAAGGAGAAGCTCAGGACTTTAGATAGCACCAAGAAAGAGAAGAACAGAGAAAGTGGTGTCTCCAGAAAGGAAAAGTCACAATCTCACTTGGAGGAGGCTCTGGACAACCACATTAAAAAGCAAAAACACCGGGACTCTGAAAAAGCCAAACTGGAAAAACCCAACTTGGATCGGGAGAAACGGAAGTCAGAGGGTAACTCCTCAAACAGGAACAAAGAGAAAGGACTTTCTGGCAGCTTAAAGACTGAGAGCAAATCCAAAGCCTCTGACTTGGACAAAAAATCCATGGGTTTCTCACCGAGTTTTGGGGAGGTGGAAGCAGAGGATGAATATGAACAGCCTAAAATGTCCTTTGAATCATACCTCAGCTATGACCAGccccagaaaaagaaaaagaaagtggtTAAAGCCCCTGTTCCAGCTCCTGAAAGAGACAGAGGGCATGGCAAGCAAAATGGGTCTAAAGCCAGTACCAAGAGTTCCGACTCAAGCCGAAAAAACACCAGTCACAAGCAGGCAAGTGAAAAAAGGGCAGAGAAGAAGCAATCTGGGACATCCAAACCAAAAAAG GTACCCACTGATGTGATGCCAACCTTACCTGATATCCCTTTGCCTGCGATTCAGGCCAATTATCGCCCACTTCCCTCTCTTGAGTCTATCACCTTCTCCCAGACGAAGAGGAAAA CAGTGTCCTCACCAGTTGAGGAGGGTGAGGCTGGCTTTACAGGACGCAGGCTGAATTCCAAGATGCAAGTGTATTCAGGCTCTAAATCTGCTTACCTCCCAAAGATGATGTCTCTCTATGAGCAGTGCATCAGAGTTCTCAACAACAATATTGACT CAATCTATGAAGTGGGTGGAGTTCCTTTTTCGGTGTTGGAGCCCGTTTTGGAGAGATGCACCCCTGATCAACTGTATCGCATTGAGGAATGTAATCAC GTTTTAATTGAGGACACGGATCAGCTGTGGCACAATCATTGTGTCCGGGACTTCAAGAAGGAAAAGCCAGAAGAGTTTGAGTCCTGGAGGGAGATGTACCTTCGACTCCATGATGCCCGAGAACAGCGGCTGCTCATGTTAACGCAGAATATCCGCTCAGCTCATGCCAACAAACCCAAAG gtagAGTGGCCAAGATGGCATTCGTCCATTCAGCAGCAAAGCCCCCTCGGGATGTGAGGAGAAGACAGGAAAAATTTGGAACTGGAGGAGCTGCTGTACTCGAGAAGATCAA GATAAAACCCGTCCTTTTCACACCCAGTAGGAGTTACGCCCAGGTGGATGAGGAGCAGTCCTATGATGGGCCCAGCACTAGCAGTGCCCATTCTGGTCCATCCCCAGGCAGCACCACCTCTGGCTATGACCCCAGGAGACCACCAGTGAAGA AAATCGCACCCATGATGGCAAAGACGATCAAAGCATTCAAAAACAGGTTCTCTCGAAGATAA